The following are encoded together in the Roseobacter denitrificans OCh 114 genome:
- the mscL gene encoding large conductance mechanosensitive channel protein MscL, whose translation MLNEFKTFISKGNVMDMAVGIIIGAAFTAIVSSLVADLVNPFIALFTGGIDFSGWFYALDGETYASLAAATDAGAPVFAFGNFIMAVINFLIIAFVVFMLVKTVNRIKDAAEGEKEAVAEEPAGPTELDILKEIRDALAKQG comes from the coding sequence ATGCTCAACGAATTTAAGACCTTTATTTCAAAGGGAAATGTCATGGATATGGCGGTCGGTATCATCATTGGTGCCGCATTTACCGCCATCGTTTCATCTCTGGTCGCAGACCTTGTGAACCCGTTTATCGCGCTTTTCACCGGTGGCATCGACTTTTCGGGGTGGTTTTATGCGCTTGACGGCGAAACATATGCGTCACTTGCAGCGGCAACCGATGCGGGTGCGCCGGTCTTTGCCTTTGGCAATTTCATCATGGCCGTGATCAATTTTCTGATCATCGCCTTTGTGGTTTTTATGCTGGTCAAAACGGTGAACCGCATCAAAGACGCCGCCGAAGGTGAAAAAGAGGCTGTTGCCGAAGAACCCGCAGGCCCGACCGAGTTGGATATTCTCAAGGAAATCCGCGACGCCTTGGCCAAACAAGGCTGA
- a CDS encoding peptidoglycan-binding domain-containing protein: MKKRNGIAAVVAATLMITTTSAKADSTIGGFVAGAALGALLNNQIGKNQRAQQQQKQRSSISSYQRQQNREVQASLNGFGFNVGTVDGSLGPRSRAGISEYQNYMGWQPTGRLDDWQRSQLVGAHQRLQAGGGAAFPEVVANEGTRGLLKAFADPTYANRYRNNGGQVDNVQNNNGIVARNNANTGGFTNNTGTQQAQAPLSIAPITFGAQQAVTSMASHCELVSGMTQANQGVILANNINDPEQALGEQFCEARAFSITQSQGLISQTGQSEDVFAGQCSQIAQAMAPAISQIGTGDVKLVATQAQQVANSVYQGNMQTAAAYGQICLGLGYRQDDAQMALGGAASMLAAGQMPYSEIMGHHLRWGFGTAKSPAASTGWYQTAIASMEQGAQPVFVPSKTAERNAIIKASITSAPVVGVAPLQTSGQGGLALPALNLGGN, encoded by the coding sequence ATGAAAAAGCGGAATGGAATTGCGGCTGTTGTGGCAGCCACTTTGATGATCACAACAACAAGCGCAAAGGCGGACAGCACAATCGGGGGCTTTGTTGCCGGGGCCGCCTTGGGGGCTTTGCTAAACAACCAGATCGGCAAAAACCAACGTGCGCAACAACAGCAAAAGCAAAGGTCGTCGATCAGCAGCTATCAGCGCCAGCAAAACCGGGAGGTGCAGGCATCGTTGAACGGGTTCGGGTTCAACGTGGGCACCGTAGATGGATCACTCGGGCCACGCTCCCGCGCAGGGATTTCGGAGTATCAGAACTACATGGGCTGGCAGCCGACGGGCAGATTGGATGACTGGCAGCGCTCACAACTCGTCGGCGCGCATCAGCGGCTTCAGGCCGGTGGCGGTGCCGCCTTCCCTGAGGTTGTAGCAAATGAAGGGACACGCGGTCTTCTCAAGGCCTTCGCCGATCCGACCTATGCCAATCGCTACCGCAACAACGGCGGGCAGGTAGACAACGTACAGAACAACAACGGTATCGTTGCCCGCAACAACGCCAACACGGGCGGCTTCACCAACAACACGGGCACACAACAGGCCCAGGCCCCGCTGTCCATCGCGCCGATCACCTTTGGCGCGCAGCAAGCGGTGACCTCCATGGCCAGCCATTGCGAACTGGTATCTGGCATGACGCAAGCCAATCAGGGCGTGATCCTTGCCAACAACATCAATGATCCCGAACAGGCCCTCGGCGAACAGTTCTGCGAGGCGCGTGCATTCTCCATCACACAAAGCCAGGGGTTGATCAGCCAGACGGGCCAGAGCGAAGACGTTTTCGCCGGGCAGTGCAGTCAGATCGCGCAAGCGATGGCTCCGGCCATTTCGCAGATCGGAACCGGCGATGTGAAACTTGTCGCAACGCAAGCGCAGCAGGTGGCAAACAGCGTCTATCAGGGCAATATGCAGACCGCCGCAGCCTATGGTCAGATTTGTCTGGGCCTTGGCTATCGTCAGGATGACGCTCAGATGGCGCTTGGCGGGGCAGCTTCCATGCTTGCCGCTGGCCAGATGCCGTATAGCGAAATCATGGGTCATCACCTGCGCTGGGGCTTTGGCACCGCGAAATCACCCGCCGCATCAACCGGCTGGTATCAAACGGCCATCGCCTCAATGGAGCAAGGCGCGCAACCGGTATTTGTCCCAAGCAAGACAGCCGAGCGTAACGCCATCATCAAAGCCTCGATCACCAGCGCACCTGTCGTCGGCGTGGCACCGCTTCAAACCTCTGGTCAGGGTGGGCTTGCCTTGCCTGCGCTTAACCTTGGCGGGAACTGA